The following proteins are encoded in a genomic region of Neomicrococcus aestuarii:
- the rpsL gene encoding 30S ribosomal protein S12 — protein sequence MPTIQQLVRKGRSPKVNKTKAPALKGNPMRRGVCTRVYTTTPKKPNSALRKVARVRLAGGIEVTAYIPGVGHNLQEHSIVLVRGGRVKDLPGVRYKIVRGALDTQGVKNRQQARSRYGAKKEKK from the coding sequence GTGCCTACTATTCAGCAGCTGGTCCGTAAGGGCCGCTCGCCGAAGGTCAATAAGACCAAGGCTCCAGCCCTGAAGGGCAACCCGATGCGTCGTGGCGTATGCACCCGTGTGTACACCACGACCCCAAAGAAGCCAAACTCTGCTCTCCGTAAGGTTGCACGTGTGCGCCTCGCCGGCGGCATCGAAGTAACCGCTTACATCCCGGGCGTTGGACACAACTTGCAGGAGCACTCCATTGTGCTCGTTCGCGGCGGCCGTGTGAAGGACCTTCCTGGCGTTCGCTACAAGATCGTTCGCGGCGCACTTGACACCCAGGGCGTTAAGAACCGCCAGCAGGCTCGCTCCCGCTACGGCGCTAAGAAGGAGAAGAAGTAA
- the rpsG gene encoding 30S ribosomal protein S7 has translation MPRKGPAPKRPIVNDPVYGSALVTQLINKVLLDGKKSTAERIVYGALEGAQAKTGQDPVATLKKAMDNIRPALEVRSRRVGGATYQVPVDVKPGRATALALRWLVGYSKARREKTMIERLQNEILDASNGLGAAVKRREDTHKMAESNKAFAHYRW, from the coding sequence ATGCCACGTAAGGGTCCAGCGCCTAAGCGCCCCATCGTGAACGATCCGGTATACGGATCCGCTCTCGTTACGCAGCTCATCAACAAGGTTCTCTTGGACGGTAAGAAGTCCACCGCAGAGCGCATCGTTTACGGTGCCCTCGAAGGTGCACAGGCTAAGACCGGCCAGGATCCAGTAGCAACCCTCAAGAAGGCTATGGACAACATCCGTCCAGCCCTCGAGGTTCGCTCCCGCCGCGTTGGTGGCGCAACTTACCAGGTTCCGGTCGACGTTAAGCCAGGCCGTGCAACTGCTCTCGCCCTCCGCTGGCTCGTTGGATACTCCAAGGCTCGCCGCGAGAAGACGATGATCGAGCGCCTCCAGAACGAAATCCTGGATGCCTCCAACGGTCTCGGTGCCGCTGTGAAGCGCCGCGAAGATACGCACAAGATGGCTGAGTCCAACAAGGCCTTCGCACACTACCGCTGGTAA
- the fusA gene encoding elongation factor G — translation MAQDVLTDLKKVRNIGIMAHIDAGKTTTTERILFYTGVNHKLGETHDGASTTDWMEQEKERGITITSAAVTCFWNQNQINIIDTPGHVDFTVEVERSLRVLDGAVAVFDGKEGVEPQSETVWRQADKYNVPRICFVNKMDKLGADFYFTVDTIIKRLGATPLVMQLPIGAENDFVGVVDLLTMKAFVWPGDAKGDVTMGANYEIQEIPADLQERAEEYRAKLVEQVSESTDELMEKFLEGEELTIDEIKAGIRKMVINSEAYPVFCGSAFKNRGVQPMLDAVIDFLPSPLDVPAMIGHLPNDEEAEATREPSADEPFSALAFKIAAHPFFGQLTFVRVYSGKATGGMQVLNSTKGKKERIGKLFQMHANKEMPVDEVTAGHIYAVIGLKDTTTGDTLCAVDAPIVLESMSFPEPVIFVAIEPKTKGDQEKLSTAIQKLSAEDPTFTVSLNEETGQTEIGGMGELHLDILVDRMRREFKVEANVGKPQVAYRETIKKKVEKVDYTHKKQTGGSGQFAKVQVTFEPLDTADGTFYEFVNGVTGGRIPREYIPSVDAGIQDAMQFGILAGYPMVGVKATLIDGAYHDVDSSEMAFKLAGSQVFKEGARRANPILLEPVMNVEVRTPEEYMGDVIGDLNSRRGSIQSMEDAAGVKVVKAFVPLSEMFGYIGDLRSKTQGRAVYSMEFSSYAEVPKAVADEIIQKSRGE, via the coding sequence GTGGCACAGGACGTGCTCACTGACCTCAAAAAGGTTCGTAACATCGGCATCATGGCCCACATCGATGCTGGCAAGACCACTACCACCGAGCGCATCCTGTTCTACACGGGTGTAAACCACAAGCTCGGCGAGACCCACGACGGCGCCTCGACGACCGACTGGATGGAGCAGGAAAAGGAACGCGGTATCACCATTACCTCGGCTGCCGTTACCTGCTTCTGGAACCAGAACCAGATCAACATCATCGACACCCCGGGCCACGTTGACTTCACGGTGGAAGTTGAGCGCTCACTTCGCGTGCTCGACGGCGCCGTTGCAGTCTTCGACGGCAAGGAAGGCGTGGAGCCACAGTCTGAGACCGTGTGGCGTCAGGCTGACAAGTACAACGTTCCACGTATTTGCTTCGTGAACAAGATGGACAAGCTCGGTGCGGACTTCTACTTCACCGTTGACACCATCATCAAGCGCCTTGGCGCTACCCCGTTGGTTATGCAGCTTCCAATTGGTGCAGAGAACGACTTCGTTGGCGTTGTTGACCTCTTGACCATGAAGGCTTTCGTATGGCCAGGCGACGCCAAGGGTGACGTAACCATGGGCGCCAACTACGAAATCCAGGAGATCCCGGCGGATCTTCAGGAGCGCGCTGAGGAATACCGTGCCAAGCTCGTTGAGCAGGTTTCGGAATCCACCGATGAGCTCATGGAGAAGTTCCTTGAGGGTGAAGAGCTGACGATCGATGAGATCAAGGCCGGCATCCGCAAGATGGTCATCAACTCTGAGGCTTACCCAGTGTTCTGTGGTTCTGCCTTCAAGAACCGCGGCGTGCAGCCAATGCTCGACGCTGTGATTGACTTCCTTCCTTCGCCACTCGACGTGCCAGCTATGATCGGTCACTTGCCGAACGACGAAGAAGCAGAAGCTACTCGCGAGCCTTCCGCTGATGAGCCATTCTCCGCACTTGCGTTCAAGATTGCAGCTCACCCATTCTTCGGTCAGCTCACCTTCGTGCGCGTTTACTCGGGTAAGGCAACCGGCGGTATGCAGGTTCTGAACTCGACCAAGGGCAAGAAGGAGCGCATCGGAAAGCTCTTCCAGATGCACGCCAACAAGGAAATGCCAGTGGACGAAGTGACCGCAGGTCACATCTACGCTGTCATTGGCCTCAAGGACACCACCACCGGTGACACCTTGTGCGCAGTTGACGCTCCGATCGTTCTTGAATCCATGTCCTTCCCTGAACCAGTGATCTTCGTGGCCATCGAGCCTAAGACCAAGGGTGACCAGGAAAAGCTGTCCACCGCTATCCAGAAGCTCTCCGCTGAGGACCCAACCTTTACGGTTTCCCTCAACGAAGAAACTGGCCAGACGGAAATCGGCGGCATGGGCGAGCTCCACCTCGACATCCTCGTTGACCGTATGCGTCGCGAATTCAAGGTGGAAGCTAACGTTGGTAAGCCACAGGTTGCTTACCGCGAGACCATCAAGAAGAAGGTCGAGAAGGTCGACTACACCCACAAGAAGCAAACGGGTGGATCCGGCCAGTTCGCAAAGGTTCAGGTTACTTTCGAGCCTTTGGACACCGCAGACGGAACGTTCTACGAGTTCGTCAATGGTGTGACCGGTGGACGTATTCCTCGCGAATACATCCCATCTGTGGACGCTGGTATCCAGGACGCCATGCAGTTCGGCATCTTGGCCGGCTACCCAATGGTGGGCGTGAAGGCTACCTTGATCGACGGCGCTTACCACGATGTTGACTCGTCTGAAATGGCGTTCAAGCTCGCAGGTTCGCAGGTCTTCAAGGAAGGCGCACGTCGCGCTAACCCGATTCTTCTTGAGCCGGTTATGAACGTCGAAGTCCGTACTCCTGAGGAGTACATGGGCGACGTAATTGGTGACTTGAACTCCCGCCGTGGTTCCATCCAGTCGATGGAAGACGCTGCAGGCGTGAAGGTTGTCAAGGCGTTTGTGCCATTGTCCGAGATGTTCGGATACATTGGTGACTTGCGTTCCAAGACTCAGGGCCGCGCTGTGTACTCCATGGAGTTCAGCAGCTACGCCGAGGTCCCGAAGGCTGTTGCCGACGAGATCATCCAGAAGTCCCGCGGCGAATAG
- the tuf gene encoding elongation factor Tu, with product MAKAKFERSKPHVNIGTIGHVDHGKTTLTAAISKVLADKYPDLNEQRDFGSIDSAPEERQRGITINISHVEYQTEKRHYAHVDAPGHADYIKNMITGAAQMDGAILVVAATDGPMAQTREHVLLARQVGVPYLLVALNKADMVEDEELLDLVEMEVRELLSSQEFDGDNAPVIRVSGLKALEGDPQWVKSVEDLMEAVDESIPDPVRDRDKPFLMPIEDVFTITGRGTVVTGRAERGTLPINSEVEIVGIRPVQKTTVTGIEMFHKQLDEAWAGENCGLLLRGIKREDVERGQVVVKPGSITPHTNFEANVYILSKDEGGRHNPFYSNYRPQFYFRTTDVTGVITLPEGTEMVMPGDNTEMSVELIQPIAMEEGLGFAIREGGRTVGSGRVTKITK from the coding sequence GTGGCGAAGGCAAAGTTCGAGCGCAGCAAGCCACACGTCAACATTGGCACCATCGGTCACGTTGACCATGGAAAGACCACGTTGACGGCTGCCATTTCCAAGGTGCTTGCAGACAAGTACCCTGACCTTAATGAGCAGCGCGACTTCGGCTCCATCGACTCGGCTCCGGAAGAGCGCCAGCGCGGTATTACGATCAACATTTCTCACGTTGAGTACCAGACCGAGAAGCGTCACTACGCACACGTTGACGCCCCGGGCCACGCTGACTACATCAAGAACATGATCACCGGTGCTGCTCAGATGGACGGCGCAATCCTCGTGGTTGCCGCTACTGACGGCCCAATGGCACAGACCCGCGAGCACGTTCTTCTTGCTCGTCAGGTTGGCGTTCCTTACCTTCTTGTTGCCCTTAACAAGGCTGACATGGTTGAGGATGAGGAACTTCTTGACCTCGTCGAGATGGAAGTTCGTGAACTTCTTTCTTCCCAGGAATTCGATGGCGACAACGCTCCTGTGATCCGCGTTTCGGGCCTTAAGGCTCTCGAAGGCGATCCACAGTGGGTCAAGTCTGTTGAAGACCTGATGGAAGCTGTTGACGAGTCCATCCCGGATCCAGTGCGTGACCGCGACAAGCCGTTCCTCATGCCTATTGAGGACGTCTTCACCATCACCGGCCGCGGTACCGTTGTTACGGGCCGTGCTGAGCGTGGCACCTTGCCAATCAACTCTGAAGTTGAGATTGTTGGCATCCGCCCAGTTCAGAAGACCACCGTTACCGGTATCGAAATGTTCCACAAGCAGCTCGACGAAGCTTGGGCTGGCGAGAACTGTGGCCTTCTTCTTCGCGGTATCAAGCGCGAAGACGTAGAGCGTGGACAGGTTGTTGTGAAGCCGGGTTCCATTACCCCTCACACCAACTTCGAGGCTAACGTCTACATCCTTTCCAAGGATGAAGGCGGACGTCACAACCCGTTCTACTCGAACTACCGTCCGCAGTTCTACTTCCGTACCACGGACGTCACCGGCGTTATCACCCTCCCAGAGGGAACCGAAATGGTTATGCCTGGCGACAACACCGAAATGTCGGTTGAGCTTATCCAGCCAATCGCTATGGAAGAGGGCCTCGGCTTCGCTATCCGCGAAGGCGGCCGCACCGTTGGTTCGGGACGCGTCACCAAGATCACCAAGTAA
- the rpsJ gene encoding 30S ribosomal protein S10, producing MAGQKIRIRLKSYDHEVIDVSARKIVETVTRAGATVVGPVPLPTEKNVYCVIRSPHKYKDSREHFEMRTHKRLIDIIDPTPKAVDSLMRLDLPADVNIEIKL from the coding sequence ATGGCGGGACAGAAAATCCGCATCCGGCTGAAGTCGTATGACCACGAGGTCATTGACGTTTCAGCACGGAAGATCGTTGAGACGGTGACGCGCGCAGGCGCTACCGTGGTTGGCCCAGTGCCGCTGCCTACGGAAAAGAACGTTTATTGCGTTATCCGTTCGCCGCACAAGTACAAGGACAGCCGCGAGCACTTCGAAATGCGCACCCACAAGCGGTTGATCGACATCATTGACCCGACGCCAAAGGCCGTCGATTCGCTTATGCGTCTTGACTTGCCAGCTGACGTCAACATCGAAATCAAGCTTTAG
- the rplC gene encoding 50S ribosomal protein L3: MTTVRNVKGLLGTKLGMTQVWDENNKLIPVTVVQADANVVTQLRNADRDGYTAVQIGYGQIDPRKVTKPLAGHFEAAGVTPRRHVVELRTEDAESYALGQELTVELFEAGQKVDVVGKSKGKGFAGVMKRHGFSGVGASHGAHKNHRKPGSIGGASTPSRVFKGVRMAGRMGAERHTTLNLTLHGVDVEKNLLLIKGAVPGARGQVVLVRSAVKGA, encoded by the coding sequence ATGACCACTGTTCGTAATGTCAAAGGATTGTTGGGCACGAAGCTCGGCATGACCCAGGTGTGGGACGAGAACAACAAGCTCATCCCCGTCACGGTTGTACAGGCTGACGCCAACGTCGTCACTCAGTTGCGTAACGCAGACCGCGATGGATACACCGCAGTCCAGATCGGCTACGGCCAGATCGATCCGCGCAAGGTAACCAAGCCACTCGCCGGCCACTTTGAGGCCGCAGGCGTTACCCCACGCCGCCACGTTGTGGAACTTCGCACCGAAGATGCTGAATCCTACGCACTTGGCCAGGAACTCACCGTTGAGCTTTTCGAAGCTGGACAAAAGGTTGACGTTGTTGGCAAGTCCAAGGGTAAGGGCTTCGCAGGTGTTATGAAGCGCCACGGCTTCTCCGGTGTTGGAGCATCCCACGGTGCCCACAAGAACCACCGTAAGCCCGGTTCGATCGGTGGAGCTTCCACCCCGTCCCGCGTTTTCAAGGGTGTTCGCATGGCTGGCCGTATGGGTGCTGAACGCCACACCACGCTCAACCTCACGCTTCACGGTGTTGACGTTGAGAAGAACCTTCTGTTGATCAAGGGCGCTGTTCCAGGCGCTCGCGGCCAGGTCGTTCTCGTCCGTAGCGCCGTGAAGGGAGCATAA
- the rplD gene encoding 50S ribosomal protein L4, whose protein sequence is MAQALNVDLPAEIFDVQANVPLMHQVVVAQLAAARQGTHKVKSRGEVSGAGRKPFKQKGTGRARQGSIRAPHMTGGGIVHGPTPRDYSQRTPKKMKAAALRGALSDRARNNRIHVIESLVSGTKPSTKEALATLRGLSDRKNLLVVIDRNNDVTALSVRNLQEVHAIYVDQLNTYDVLVSDDVVFTKAAFEALVNKEDAK, encoded by the coding sequence ATGGCTCAGGCACTTAATGTCGATCTCCCAGCAGAGATCTTCGACGTTCAAGCGAACGTTCCGCTCATGCACCAGGTTGTCGTTGCACAGCTCGCAGCAGCTCGTCAGGGTACCCACAAGGTAAAGTCCCGCGGCGAAGTTTCTGGCGCTGGACGCAAGCCGTTCAAGCAGAAGGGTACCGGCCGCGCTCGTCAGGGCTCGATCCGTGCTCCTCACATGACCGGCGGTGGCATCGTCCACGGTCCAACGCCTCGCGATTACTCGCAGCGCACCCCTAAGAAGATGAAGGCCGCTGCACTTCGCGGCGCACTTTCTGATCGCGCTCGTAACAACCGCATCCACGTAATCGAGTCTTTGGTTTCTGGCACCAAGCCATCCACCAAGGAAGCTTTGGCTACGTTGCGCGGCTTGTCTGATCGCAAGAATTTGCTCGTTGTCATCGACCGCAACAACGACGTGACGGCTTTGTCCGTGCGCAACCTCCAGGAAGTCCACGCCATCTACGTTGACCAGCTCAACACCTACGATGTCTTGGTTTCTGACGATGTTGTCTTCACGAAGGCTGCTTTCGAGGCACTCGTCAACAAGGAGGACGCCAAGTGA
- the rplW gene encoding 50S ribosomal protein L23 produces the protein MSHLIGKAPHDVIIRPVVSEKSYVLNDEGRYTFIVDPRSNKTEIKQAIEAIFNVKVDSVNTINRAGKRKRTRLGWGSRNKTKRAIVTLKEGTIDIFGGPLS, from the coding sequence GTGAGCCACCTCATTGGCAAGGCACCGCACGACGTAATCATTCGTCCGGTCGTTTCCGAGAAGAGCTACGTACTCAATGACGAAGGTCGTTACACCTTCATCGTTGACCCACGCTCGAACAAGACGGAAATCAAGCAAGCGATTGAAGCTATCTTCAACGTGAAGGTTGATTCCGTTAACACCATCAACCGTGCCGGGAAGCGTAAGCGCACCCGCCTCGGGTGGGGATCGCGCAACAAGACGAAGCGCGCGATCGTCACCTTGAAGGAAGGCACTATCGACATCTTCGGCGGTCCGCTTTCCTAA
- the rplB gene encoding 50S ribosomal protein L2: MGIRKFKPTTPGLRGSSVADFAEITRSTPEKSLLRPLHKTGGRNNSGKITTRHKGGGHKRQYRLIDFRRHDKDGVPATVAHIEYDPNRTARIALLHYADGTKRYIIAPEKLQQGDKVEAGPNADIKPGNNLPLRNIPVGTVIHAVELRPGGGAKMARSAGASIQLVAREGRFAQLRLPSGEIRNVDVRCRATIGEVGNAEQSNINWGKAGRMRWKGVRPTVRGVAMNPVDHPHGGGEGKTSGGRHPVNPNGKPEGRTRRPNKESDKLIVRRRRTGNNKR, translated from the coding sequence ATGGGAATCCGTAAGTTCAAGCCGACTACCCCGGGCCTTCGTGGCTCCTCGGTAGCCGACTTTGCAGAAATCACGCGATCGACTCCGGAAAAGTCGTTGCTCCGCCCGCTCCACAAGACTGGCGGCCGTAACAACTCCGGTAAGATCACCACGCGCCACAAGGGTGGTGGACACAAGCGTCAGTACCGTCTGATCGACTTCCGCCGCCACGACAAGGACGGCGTGCCAGCAACCGTTGCTCACATTGAGTACGATCCAAACCGCACGGCACGTATCGCTCTCCTTCACTATGCAGATGGCACGAAGCGCTACATCATCGCTCCGGAAAAGCTGCAGCAGGGTGACAAGGTTGAGGCCGGTCCAAACGCTGACATCAAGCCAGGCAACAACTTGCCACTTCGCAACATCCCAGTGGGTACTGTTATCCACGCAGTGGAGCTCCGCCCAGGTGGCGGCGCGAAGATGGCTCGCTCTGCCGGCGCATCCATTCAGTTGGTTGCTCGTGAAGGCCGCTTCGCTCAGTTGCGTTTGCCTTCCGGCGAAATCCGCAACGTTGACGTCCGCTGCCGCGCGACGATCGGCGAGGTCGGCAACGCCGAGCAGTCGAACATCAACTGGGGTAAGGCTGGCCGTATGCGCTGGAAGGGCGTTCGCCCAACCGTCCGCGGTGTTGCCATGAACCCGGTCGATCACCCACATGGTGGTGGTGAAGGTAAGACCTCCGGTGGTCGTCACCCGGTCAACCCGAACGGTAAGCCGGAAGGCCGCACCCGTCGTCCGAATAAGGAAAGCGACAAGCTCATTGTTCGTCGCCGTCGTACTGGCAATAACAAGCGATAG
- the rpsS gene encoding 30S ribosomal protein S19, whose translation MPRSLKKGPFVDQHLYVKVADQNEKGTKNVIKTWSRRSMIVPDMLGHTIAVHDGRKHIPVFVTEAMVGHKLGEFAPTRTFRSHVKDDKKGKRR comes from the coding sequence ATGCCACGTAGCCTGAAGAAGGGCCCCTTCGTCGATCAGCACCTTTATGTAAAGGTCGCAGATCAGAACGAAAAGGGCACCAAGAACGTCATCAAGACCTGGTCCCGCCGTTCGATGATCGTCCCCGACATGCTCGGACACACGATTGCCGTACACGACGGACGCAAGCACATCCCTGTTTTCGTTACCGAAGCCATGGTTGGACACAAGCTCGGCGAGTTCGCTCCTACGCGTACTTTCCGCAGCCACGTGAAGGACGACAAGAAGGGCAAGCGTCGCTAA
- the rplV gene encoding 50S ribosomal protein L22, whose product MEAKAIARHIRVTPMKARRVVNLVRGKQANEALAILKFAQQGASEPVYKVLASAVANARVAADRDGVAFNEDELFVTEAFVDEGPTMKRFQPRAQGRAYRINKRTSHITVVVATPEKGGEK is encoded by the coding sequence ATGGAAGCCAAGGCAATTGCGCGCCACATCCGCGTAACGCCCATGAAGGCCCGGCGCGTCGTCAACCTGGTTCGTGGTAAGCAAGCGAATGAGGCATTGGCGATCCTGAAGTTTGCCCAGCAGGGCGCTTCGGAGCCTGTGTACAAGGTGTTGGCCTCAGCTGTGGCCAACGCTCGCGTCGCCGCAGACCGCGACGGCGTAGCCTTCAACGAAGACGAACTCTTTGTCACCGAAGCATTCGTTGACGAAGGACCAACCATGAAGCGGTTCCAGCCGCGTGCCCAAGGCCGCGCTTACCGTATCAACAAGCGCACCAGCCACATCACCGTGGTCGTAGCTACCCCTGAGAAGGGTGGGGAGAAGTAA
- the rpsC gene encoding 30S ribosomal protein S3, with the protein MGQKVNPNGFRLGITTDHVAHWYADGNKPGQRYKDYVREDIKIRELMTTGMERAGIAKVEIERTRDRVRVDIHTARPGIVIGRRGAEADRIRGELEKLTSKQVQLNILEVKNPEIEAQLVAQGIAEQLASRVAFRRAMKKAMQSAMRAGAKGIRVQCSGRLGGAEMSRKEFYREGRVPLHTLRANIDYGKFEAKTTFGRIGVKVWVYKGDLTSKELAAQAAAAPARGRSDRPGRPASGERRRRNDRNAAPAAEAQAPAVETAAPAASEGGEA; encoded by the coding sequence ATGGGTCAGAAGGTTAATCCCAATGGATTCCGTCTTGGCATCACGACGGATCACGTTGCTCACTGGTACGCAGACGGTAACAAGCCAGGTCAGCGTTACAAGGACTATGTTCGCGAGGACATCAAGATCCGCGAACTCATGACCACGGGCATGGAACGAGCAGGCATCGCCAAGGTTGAGATCGAGCGTACGCGTGACCGCGTTCGTGTTGACATCCACACCGCTCGTCCAGGCATCGTAATCGGCCGTCGTGGCGCTGAAGCTGACCGCATCCGTGGTGAGCTTGAGAAGCTCACGAGCAAGCAGGTTCAGCTGAACATCCTCGAGGTCAAGAACCCTGAGATCGAAGCTCAGCTTGTTGCTCAGGGCATCGCCGAGCAGCTTGCTTCCCGCGTGGCTTTCCGCCGTGCGATGAAGAAGGCTATGCAGTCGGCTATGCGCGCTGGTGCCAAGGGCATCCGTGTGCAGTGCTCGGGCCGCCTCGGTGGCGCTGAAATGTCCCGCAAGGAGTTCTACCGTGAAGGCCGCGTGCCGCTTCACACCCTCCGTGCGAACATCGACTACGGCAAGTTCGAAGCTAAGACCACCTTCGGCCGCATTGGCGTGAAGGTTTGGGTCTACAAGGGCGACTTGACCTCGAAGGAACTCGCAGCTCAGGCTGCAGCAGCTCCAGCTCGAGGCCGTAGCGACCGTCCGGGACGCCCTGCTTCTGGCGAGCGTCGCCGTCGTAATGACCGCAATGCTGCACCTGCCGCTGAGGCTCAGGCACCAGCAGTAGAGACCGCAGCACCAGCTGCATCTGAAGGAGGAGAAGCCTAA
- the rplP gene encoding 50S ribosomal protein L16, giving the protein MLIPRRVKHRKQHHPGRSGAAKGGTTVSFGEYGIQALTPAYVTNRQIEAARIAMTRHIKRGGKVWINIYPDRPLTKKPAETRMGSGKGSPEWWVANVKPGRVLFELSGVSDEVAREALRLAIHKLPLKARIIRREGGE; this is encoded by the coding sequence ATGCTTATTCCCCGTCGTGTGAAGCACCGTAAGCAGCACCACCCGGGTCGTTCCGGCGCTGCTAAGGGCGGCACCACTGTTTCGTTCGGTGAGTACGGTATCCAGGCTTTGACGCCTGCATACGTTACGAACCGCCAGATCGAAGCAGCTCGTATCGCCATGACCCGTCACATCAAGCGTGGCGGTAAGGTCTGGATCAACATTTATCCAGACCGCCCATTGACCAAGAAGCCTGCTGAAACCCGTATGGGTTCCGGTAAGGGTTCCCCGGAGTGGTGGGTTGCTAACGTCAAGCCAGGACGCGTTCTTTTCGAACTGTCCGGTGTCAGTGATGAAGTTGCTCGTGAAGCACTCCGTCTTGCGATCCACAAGCTTCCGCTTAAGGCTCGCATCATTCGTCGTGAGGGTGGTGAATAA
- the rpmC gene encoding 50S ribosomal protein L29, whose translation MAIGTKDLAVEQLDQFDNARLADELKKAKEELFNLRFQSATGQLDSSGRLKAVKRDIARIYTVLRERELGLRAEVAAPAAEEKAEKKAKKSSKKAEETATDEATEEAK comes from the coding sequence ATGGCTATTGGTACCAAGGATCTTGCCGTAGAGCAGCTGGATCAGTTCGACAACGCTCGTCTTGCAGACGAGTTGAAGAAGGCTAAGGAAGAGTTGTTCAACCTTCGCTTCCAGTCCGCAACGGGTCAGCTTGACTCCAGCGGACGTCTCAAGGCAGTCAAGCGTGACATCGCCCGTATTTACACGGTGTTGCGTGAGCGTGAGCTCGGCCTTCGCGCCGAGGTTGCTGCTCCAGCTGCTGAAGAGAAGGCTGAGAAGAAGGCTAAGAAGTCTTCCAAGAAGGCCGAAGAGACCGCTACCGACGAGGCTACGGAGGAGGCTAAGTAA
- the rpsQ gene encoding 30S ribosomal protein S17 — protein sequence MSEIENAAAEQAERNSRRTLRGYVVSDKMQKTIVVDVEDRKKHALYGKVLRRNKKVKAHDENNQAGIGDLVVIAETRPLSADKRWRLVEIVEKAK from the coding sequence ATGAGCGAAATCGAAAATGCAGCAGCTGAACAGGCTGAGCGTAATTCGCGCCGTACCCTTCGTGGTTACGTCGTGTCTGACAAGATGCAGAAGACCATCGTCGTTGACGTTGAGGACCGCAAGAAGCACGCGCTTTACGGCAAGGTTCTCCGCCGCAACAAGAAGGTCAAGGCTCACGATGAGAACAACCAGGCCGGCATTGGCGACTTGGTAGTTATCGCCGAGACCCGTCCGCTGTCTGCTGACAAGCGCTGGCGTCTCGTTGAGATCGTCGAGAAGGCTAAGTAA
- the rplN gene encoding 50S ribosomal protein L14 — MIQQESRLKVADNTGAKEILAIRVLGGSKRRYAGIGDVIVATVKDAIPGGNVKKGDVVKAVVVRTKKERRRADGSYIKFDENAAVILKNDGEPRGTRIFGPVGRELRDKKFMKIVSLAPEVL, encoded by the coding sequence GTGATTCAGCAGGAGTCGCGGCTGAAGGTTGCCGATAACACCGGTGCCAAGGAAATCTTGGCTATTCGTGTGCTCGGTGGCTCCAAGCGCCGCTACGCAGGCATTGGTGACGTAATCGTCGCCACCGTCAAGGACGCTATCCCTGGCGGAAACGTTAAGAAGGGCGACGTCGTTAAGGCGGTTGTTGTCCGTACCAAGAAGGAACGCCGCCGTGCGGATGGTTCCTACATCAAGTTCGATGAGAACGCAGCAGTCATCTTGAAGAATGACGGCGAACCTCGTGGCACTCGTATCTTTGGCCCAGTGGGCCGCGAGTTGCGCGATAAGAAGTTCATGAAGATTGTCTCCTTGGCTCCGGAGGTGCTGTAA
- the rplX gene encoding 50S ribosomal protein L24 has translation MGAKIKKDDLVQVISGKDKGKTGKVLRVLPEGQRVLVEGVNRVTKHVRAGQNESGAVTGGITVVEAPVHVSNVMVVDPETKKPTRVGFREEEVEKNGVKKTVRVRFAKASGKAL, from the coding sequence ATGGGTGCAAAGATCAAAAAAGACGATCTGGTCCAGGTCATCAGCGGCAAGGACAAGGGTAAGACTGGCAAGGTTCTTCGTGTCCTTCCTGAAGGCCAGCGTGTCCTCGTTGAAGGCGTCAACCGCGTGACCAAGCACGTTCGTGCTGGTCAGAACGAGTCCGGCGCAGTTACCGGCGGCATCACGGTTGTTGAGGCTCCGGTCCACGTTTCTAACGTGATGGTCGTAGACCCAGAGACCAAGAAGCCAACCCGCGTTGGATTCCGCGAGGAAGAAGTCGAAAAGAACGGTGTCAAGAAGACCGTTCGCGTTCGCTTCGCCAAGGCTTCCGGAAAGGCACTGTAA